The genomic region GAAGTAGAACTTAATCGCAAAGAGTTTGATATCTTGATGTACCTGGTGGCAAATAAAGAACGCCTGGTAAGAAAGCCGTCCCTGGCAGAACATGTTTGGGGGGATAATATCGATCAGGCAGATAGTTTTGAATTCATTTATTCCCAAATTAAAAACCTGCGTAAGAAATTAAAAACCCATCATTCGGCATTAAACATCAAAGCCGTTTACGGCATAGGCTATAAATTAGTGGTTGAATGAAATTACTTAATTACACGACAACATACTTTGCTTTCTTACTGTTGCTAATCATTACGGTTTGGGCGCTTATTTTTTACTGGCAAATGCTGGATGAAATTTATGATAGCATGGACGACGGACTCGAAAATCAGAAAATGCTGGTGATCCAGAAAGCTATTAAAGATCCCTCGATCTTACAAAAGACTAATTTTGATGATGGTTATTATACCTTTAGAAAGGTTACAAAATCAGATAAAATACTAAGCCATAGAGATCAGTACCGCGATACCACTATGTATATGCTAAATGAAGATGATTTTGAACCGGTACGACTATTGGAAAGCATTTTTAGACACGAGGATGAGTACTATAAAGTAAAGGTGATCACCTCGATGGTGGAAGAAGATGACCTTATCGAGGATTTGTTTTATAGTATTTTATGGCTTTATATTGGAATGGTGGTTTCTATTTTGTTGCTGAACAACTTTTTATTGAAAAAGGTATGGCATCCGTTTTATGATTTACTCAGAAAATTGAAGAATTTTAATATCGAGAGTGATCAGGAAATACATTATGCTGAAACCAATATTGAAGAATTCAAACTACTGAATAAAAATGTAGATCGACTACTTAAAAAGTCCCGGGAATCCTATGTAAATCAAAAACAGTTTATAGAAAATGCTTCACACGAGTTGCAAACGCCACTCGCGATAAGTATAAATAAGTTAGAGTTGTTGTTAGAAAGTGAGCATTTAAATGAAAAAGATATCAGCCTTTTAGCTGATGGTATTCAGAATCTGGAACGCCTGTCAAAATTCAATAAATCTCTGTTGCTGCTTAGCAAAATTGAAAACAGACAATTCGAGAATATAGAAACGCTTGATATTAATCAGGTGCTACAGGAAATTATAGATAGCCTGGAAGATTTAGCTGATTTGCGGAAAATAAACATTGAATTTGAACAGCAGCAACAGCTTTTTTTTGAGGGCAATAAGGAATTGATTTTCATTTTATATGTAAACCTTATCAAAAATGCGATTATTCATTCCTCAAAAAATAACAGGATATACATTAATGTAGCACAAAATGAGGTGGTGATTCAAAATGAAGGCGAACATCCACTAAATACGGCGGTGATTTTTCAACGATTTTATAAAAAATCAGGAGTAAAATCTTCCACCGGGATTGGTTTGGCCCTGGCAAAAGCCATAGCCGATAAATATGAGCTGGGTTTACACTATCATTTCCGCGAAGGACATCTGTTCATTACAGAATTCCCTGTAAACCTAAAGAATAGTTAAGATGAGGCGTTTTCCCATTAAATTTTAGTAGGTTCTAAAAAAAGCAATTAATGAGAAATTTTGAGCGTGTTTGGTATGCCTGTTATGGTTCTAATTTAATGGAAGACCGATTTTTATGCTATATCACCGGTGGTACACCAAAAGGAGCAAAACGAACCTATATAGGGTGTAGAGATAAAGCCTTGCCCAAAGCAAAAGACAGTTTTTTAATTCCTCATCAACTTTATTTTGCAAAAAGCACTAAAACCTGGAGTGGGGGCGCGGCGGCTTTTGTGAAGCCAAAACAAAATAAGGAGGTTAAAACATTTGGCAAAATCTATAGTATTTCCAAAAATCAGTTTATCGACCTTGTAAAACAGGAGATTGATACAGAAAAGGAACTTGAGATCAATTTAGAAAAAACAATTGAAAAGGGATATCTAGACCTTAAGAGCAATGCATGGTACAATCGTATTTTGTTTTTAGGCTATCACAAAGAAATGCCCGTTTTTAGTTTTACAAACGCCGAGTTTCTTAAAAATGAGATTAATACCCCACATCCTGATTATCTGGAAAAGATTATTGCGGGATTGCGAGAAACCTATCAACTCACTCCCGTAGAGATTATGACCTACCTTAAAGATAAAGCAGGGATTTTGGAAAGGCCAATCACCAAAGATTTAAAAAAACTAATTAATGATACACTTTCTGAATAAAATATACCGGATTGTTAGTATTCCCATTTCTTTACAGTTTTCGTTTTCATCTTTGTTTTATAAAATTTTTAAAATATGAAAACGACACTTTATCTATTTAGCTTAGTATCTTTGTTAATAGGCGCTGGTTGTGAATCAGACGACGAAGATGATTTTAGGGCAGATGTTCCCTCTGTGGTTTTAAATGCTTTTCAATCAAATTATCCCAAGGCCAGTGATGTAGAATGGGAGATGCTAGGTGATGATTACCAGGTGGATTTTGAAATAGAAAGGGTAGATTATGAAGCCATTTTTAGTGCAGAAGGAGATATGCTTAAGTATAAATACGAGATATCATCTACAGAGCTTCCAGAAGCCGTTAAAAAAGCAATTACTACTAATTATGGAAATTATCAGATCGATGATACTGATATTCTGGTTATCAATAAAGACTTGTATTATCAGGTGGAATTAGATGGCAAACCAGATAAACATTTGGTATTAAACGAGGATGGAAGCGAAAATGCATCCATAACATATTGGGATTAGTAATTAGAGAATAAGATTAATTTTAGAGATGAATAAAATTGTAGCAGCCATAACAATAGGTATTTTAGCCATTGTTGCTTTTGTATATTTTACAATGGATTTCCCTTTTAGTCTGGATAGAAAGGATTTTGAAGAAGAATATACCATTCAGCAAAAATGGGATTTACCTAAGCGATTAGAAGAAATCTCAGGAATGGATTTTATAGATGATGAGCGTATGGCTGCCATCCAGGATGAAGAAGGTATTATTTTCATTTACAATCTAACTTCAAAAAAGATCGAACGGGAGATTAAGTTTGGTAAATCCGGAGATTATGAAGGTTTTGCAATTGTAAGAAATGATGCTTTTGTATTGCGAAGTGATGGTGTTCTTTTTGAAGTTAAAGATTATTTAGGTAAAAATCCAAAAGTTACCGAGCATAAAACCTTTATTAAGGCAAAACATAATGCCGAGGGATTATGCGCAGATCTAAAAAATAATCGTTTATTGCTAGCGGTGAAAGACCGTGATCCTTTAAGTAATAATACAAAAGGGATTTATGCTTTCGATTTAAAATCTAAAAAGCTCCTTAAAACGCCGGCATTCGCAATAGACCTGAAAGATCCTATATTCGAAGAGGTAAAAACTAAGAATAAACTAACGGTAATGATGCCTTCTGAAGTAAAAATTCATCCTAAAACAGGAGATGTGTATATTACCGATGCTAGAAATCCTAAATTATTAATCTTGTCTCCAGACGGGCGTTCCAAAAAGTTATATTTATTAAAAAGAGAAAAATTTTATCAACCTGAGGGAATTGCTTTTCGTAAAAACGGAGCGCTGTTTATCTCGAATGAAGGACACAGCGATCCTGCCAATATTCTTGAAGTTGAGTTACAATAATGTATGGAGAAAGATATAAAAACTGCCTCGGTAAGTAAAAGTAAAGCGCCATTGTATATTTCATTGGCGCTTGTCGCATCTATAGTAGCCTGTTATTTTTTAATTCCGTCTGTACAGGAATTTTTAGATAAAGCCTGGGCCGTGCTTACTAGTGGCGACGAGAAGAGAATTACCCAGTGGGTAGATGGTTTTGGATGGTTTGGTCCCGTTGTTTTAATTCTTGCCATGATCATCCAAATGTTTTTAATCGTTATTCCCTCTGTAGCCTTAATGGTAGTATCGATCATTGCCTACGGACCAATATGGGGAAGTTTGATTGTTTTTGCCGCAGTTTTTTCGGCCAGTACCATTGGCTATATTATCGGGCGTTATTTTGGTCCTGTTATCGTAGAGCGTTTAATAGGGGAGAAGAATGAACAAAAAATAGCCCATTTTATAGACGATTACGGCTTTTGGGCGGTCATAGTGACCCGGGTAAATCCGTTTTTATCAAATGACGCTATAAGTTTTGTTGGCGGAATTTTAAAAATGACCTACTGGAAGTTTATTGGGGCTACCTTGGTAGGAATCGCACCCTTAACCATTTTTATCGCCATCCTGGGTAGAAGTACAGATCAGTTAAAATCTGGTTTGTTATGGGGATCTTTGGTAAGTTTAGTGCTTTTTGGAGCCTATGTCTTTTGGGACAAAAATAAGCGTAAAAACAAAAAATAAACTAGAAGGAATAATTTCAAGATTCTAGAATTTAGACAAATTAAAATCGTCATCTATGTCAAGGTTGCTTGAATTTAGATGACGATTCTTTTTCTGATACCAGAAGTATCCCGGCCAAAGATGTAGCTCGCTAGTGAATTTAAAGTTCGAAAACCTGTCCTTACACAATCCTCCACGGGCCTTTCCAGGCGTATCATTACACTAATTTAATGATTTAGGCTTTCTGAATTTTTTTGGCAACCGCTTCCACTTCGTCTAAAACGCGAAGCAAATTCTCTCCCCATAGTTTAGCGATTTCTTTTTCGGTATAGCCACGTTTAACTAATTCCAGTGTTACGTTAAAAGATTCTGATGCGTCATTCCATCCATCAATTCCGCCGCCGCCGTCAAAATCTGAACTGATCCCTACCTGGTCAATCCCCACTTTTTCAACTAAATAATCAATATGATCTACAAAATCTGAAACATCAACCGGACTAATGGTTTCTTTTATCGCGTCTACCTCGTTTTCAGCATCAGCAACTAGTTTTTTGTAATTTGCGATATAAGCTTCTCTTTCATCTTCTTCAAGCTCACGTACTTCTCCCCAGGAGAGGATTTCAAAACCCAGTTCCTTTGCTTTAGCTTCATAAACTTTGGTTTTTGCAGCATTAAAAGCTTCGTGCTTCTCTGTATTCACATACGAGCTAAATGCTACGGTTTGGATCACACCGCCATGTTTATCGAAAAGGGCCAGTAATTCGTCATCTAAATTTCTACTATGATCACATAAGGCCCTGGCTGAAGAATGCGAAGCAATAAGTGGTGCTTCAGAAAGTTCGAACATTTGTTTGATCGCCTCTTTAGAAGGATGCGAAACATCGATCATGATCCCTAAGCGATTCATTTCTTTGATCACTTCTTTACCAAGATCGCTTAAGCCGTTATTTAGCCATTCACCGTCGGCCTCTCCGGTATTTGAGTCGCTTAACTGGCTATGACCGTTATGCGCTAAAGACATATAACGAGCACCCATATCATAAAACTTCTCTACATTTTTAATATCGGTACCAATAGGATAGCCGTTTTCTACCCCAATCATCGCTACTTTTTTGCCCTGCTTAACCAGTTTTCTAACTTCTTTAGAAGTGGTGGCGAGACCAATTTTATCCGGGGCTATTTCTTCGGTTAAACGATGTATGGCTTCAAATTTCGAGATGGCATTTTCGTATGCTTTTTTATAAGCTTCGTCATCTAAATCTCCCTGTCCTGTGTAAACAATAAGCCAGGAAACATCTAAATCTCCTTTGTCCATTTTAGGAAGGTTTACCTGGGTATCCAGGTCTTGGGTATAATTATGATCGTGAGTGAAATTGTTTACATTAATATCGTTATGGGTATCGATAGTGATCACTCTTTCGTGAATCTTTTTTGCTTTCGCAACTAATTTTTCATCGGTGGTTTGTGCCAAACCTGCCTGTGCAAAGAGCAATGCAAAAAGGCCAAGTTGTTTTATTTTCATAGTAAGTACGTGGTTTAAAATGGTAAAATAGGGATAAAATTTCAAATAGAATATACTATTAAGACATTGAGAATTTAAGCCATATTTTTTGAGATAATTGAAAAATTATAGGAGTATAATTCTATTATTTAAAGAATACTTTAACATGACTCTATCTGCTAATATAACTATGTGCTTTACTTTTGTATGGATAATTTCCTAGTCATGCCAAGGCAGATTTTAGCTATTCTACTCTTACTTTCTTTTGCGTACCGCCCGGTGTTCCAAATAGGTGAAATAAGCTATTATCAGTTCAATTTGGATTATATCATTAAAAGTTATTGCATCAATAAAAATAAGCCAGCACTTCATTGCAATGGAAAATGTTATTTAATGCAACAACTTGAAAAATCAAATAATTTAGGAAATTCTAAAGCTAGCGTGAATATTGCCGCTTCCTTTTTACCTGCTTATTTTCACATTCCGCCAGATTATCAATTGATCCATACCTTTTTTTATGTTGAAATAGGGGAATGTTGCTTCCGTAAGCATTTTAAAGACAATCCCTTCTTCCCTGAAATCGAACATCCGCCCAGTTATAGTTGAATTTAAATCTGAGACTCGATTCTTCTGAAGAAGTTATTGAAGTTTCAGTGAGGTGTATATTTTAAATTCAACATAAAATACCGGCCTAAAAGGTCATAATTACAATTTACATGAAAAAAATAATGATAGTGATAAGCTTATGCTTTATCGCAACCAGCCTTATGGCACAAACAGAAAATGATAATATAAAATGGACGGCAGGCAGACCAGATGGGCATGCACCAATTGGAGTAATGGGGGATCACGTACATCATAAAGGAGAGTGGATGTTTTCTTACCGATTTATGACAATGGATATGGAAGGACTCAACAGGGGTAATGATGCTGTTTCACAACAAGCGGTTTTAGATAATTATATGGTTTCACCGGTAGCTATGACAATGAACATGCATATGCTGGGAGCGATGTATGCCCCATCAGATCGGTTTACTTTAATGCTTATGGGTAATATTGTAGGGAATGATATGCAATTGGTAAACCGAATGGGAAACCATTTTAAAACCAGTTCTTCGGGTTTTGGCGATATTAAACTCTCCGGAATGTTTAAAGTATTAGATATGAATCGGCAAAGTCTGCATTTTACCGCAGGGGTTAGTATTCCTACCGGGAGTATAGAACAAAAAGATGTGACGCCAATGAGTGCGCCTAAGGAAATGCCTTTGCCCTATCCTATGCAAAACGGTAGCGGCACCTGGGATCCTAATTTGGGCGTTACTTACTTGCTACAGGGAAGTTTGCTGTCTTTTGGATCACAACTAAACGGGACCTTACGATTAGGGAAGAATGATAATGATTATCGCTTCGGAAATCAGTTGGTCTGGAATAACTGGGTGGCTACTAAAATAGCTCGTTTTTTAAGTCTTTCTGCACGGATTGAAGGAAAAGCAGTAGGGAAGATCGATGGTGCCTATGGCCAATTAAACCCGATGATGGTGACGACGGCGAATACCCAAAACCAGGGTGGGGAATATGTAAATGCTGCATTTGGGACTAATTTTTATATTCCCGATGGAACTTTTAAGAATATCAGATTAGGTATAGAATATCTATTCCCATTGTATCAGGATGTAAACGGAATTCAATTAAAAAATGATGGAAGCTGGACTTTCGGGCTTCAATATTCATTGTAATAAGATTACTAATCCTTTAATAAAAGCCATGTTATTCTTATCAGAATACGTGGCTTTTTATGTTTTAATTTTTAAAACTTTATGATTTCCCAATTTAATTTTCTAGTACATTTGTGTGATATTTTATATTATAAATGAACAAATTTTTAGTGGTGAATCAGCCTGAAAAATGGCCGGTTCAGCTTGAAAATATAAGTATTATCGCTGCGCAGGATTATTTAACCAACCCTTTGTATGCGAAAATAAAAAATGCTCGTATTTTCAATTTATCCAAAAACTATAGTTACCAGTCCAAAGGATATTACGTTTCCTTGTTAGCAGAAGCTCGTGGACATTTGGCGATACCTACCGTTAAA from Zunongwangia profunda SM-A87 harbors:
- a CDS encoding transporter family protein, translating into MKKIMIVISLCFIATSLMAQTENDNIKWTAGRPDGHAPIGVMGDHVHHKGEWMFSYRFMTMDMEGLNRGNDAVSQQAVLDNYMVSPVAMTMNMHMLGAMYAPSDRFTLMLMGNIVGNDMQLVNRMGNHFKTSSSGFGDIKLSGMFKVLDMNRQSLHFTAGVSIPTGSIEQKDVTPMSAPKEMPLPYPMQNGSGTWDPNLGVTYLLQGSLLSFGSQLNGTLRLGKNDNDYRFGNQLVWNNWVATKIARFLSLSARIEGKAVGKIDGAYGQLNPMMVTTANTQNQGGEYVNAAFGTNFYIPDGTFKNIRLGIEYLFPLYQDVNGIQLKNDGSWTFGLQYSL
- a CDS encoding TVP38/TMEM64 family protein, with amino-acid sequence MEKDIKTASVSKSKAPLYISLALVASIVACYFLIPSVQEFLDKAWAVLTSGDEKRITQWVDGFGWFGPVVLILAMIIQMFLIVIPSVALMVVSIIAYGPIWGSLIVFAAVFSASTIGYIIGRYFGPVIVERLIGEKNEQKIAHFIDDYGFWAVIVTRVNPFLSNDAISFVGGILKMTYWKFIGATLVGIAPLTIFIAILGRSTDQLKSGLLWGSLVSLVLFGAYVFWDKNKRKNKK
- a CDS encoding SdiA-regulated domain-containing protein, whose protein sequence is MNKIVAAITIGILAIVAFVYFTMDFPFSLDRKDFEEEYTIQQKWDLPKRLEEISGMDFIDDERMAAIQDEEGIIFIYNLTSKKIEREIKFGKSGDYEGFAIVRNDAFVLRSDGVLFEVKDYLGKNPKVTEHKTFIKAKHNAEGLCADLKNNRLLLAVKDRDPLSNNTKGIYAFDLKSKKLLKTPAFAIDLKDPIFEEVKTKNKLTVMMPSEVKIHPKTGDVYITDARNPKLLILSPDGRSKKLYLLKREKFYQPEGIAFRKNGALFISNEGHSDPANILEVELQ
- a CDS encoding sensor histidine kinase, coding for MKLLNYTTTYFAFLLLLIITVWALIFYWQMLDEIYDSMDDGLENQKMLVIQKAIKDPSILQKTNFDDGYYTFRKVTKSDKILSHRDQYRDTTMYMLNEDDFEPVRLLESIFRHEDEYYKVKVITSMVEEDDLIEDLFYSILWLYIGMVVSILLLNNFLLKKVWHPFYDLLRKLKNFNIESDQEIHYAETNIEEFKLLNKNVDRLLKKSRESYVNQKQFIENASHELQTPLAISINKLELLLESEHLNEKDISLLADGIQNLERLSKFNKSLLLLSKIENRQFENIETLDINQVLQEIIDSLEDLADLRKINIEFEQQQQLFFEGNKELIFILYVNLIKNAIIHSSKNNRIYINVAQNEVVIQNEGEHPLNTAVIFQRFYKKSGVKSSTGIGLALAKAIADKYELGLHYHFREGHLFITEFPVNLKNS
- a CDS encoding PepSY-like domain-containing protein; its protein translation is MKTTLYLFSLVSLLIGAGCESDDEDDFRADVPSVVLNAFQSNYPKASDVEWEMLGDDYQVDFEIERVDYEAIFSAEGDMLKYKYEISSTELPEAVKKAITTNYGNYQIDDTDILVINKDLYYQVELDGKPDKHLVLNEDGSENASITYWD
- a CDS encoding dipeptidase, encoding MKIKQLGLFALLFAQAGLAQTTDEKLVAKAKKIHERVITIDTHNDINVNNFTHDHNYTQDLDTQVNLPKMDKGDLDVSWLIVYTGQGDLDDEAYKKAYENAISKFEAIHRLTEEIAPDKIGLATTSKEVRKLVKQGKKVAMIGVENGYPIGTDIKNVEKFYDMGARYMSLAHNGHSQLSDSNTGEADGEWLNNGLSDLGKEVIKEMNRLGIMIDVSHPSKEAIKQMFELSEAPLIASHSSARALCDHSRNLDDELLALFDKHGGVIQTVAFSSYVNTEKHEAFNAAKTKVYEAKAKELGFEILSWGEVRELEEDEREAYIANYKKLVADAENEVDAIKETISPVDVSDFVDHIDYLVEKVGIDQVGISSDFDGGGGIDGWNDASESFNVTLELVKRGYTEKEIAKLWGENLLRVLDEVEAVAKKIQKA